The stretch of DNA AtagaaaataagccattatttctcaaaaaaaaaataaaagataaaaaatggttatttcgGATTATCCCTAAGAGATCTAGATATAGcacattattttgatgtatCTCGTGGGGTTGGCACCGAATTTGCACCTAAACGCAAAAACTGTTTTTATGTACTAAATAATCTttttagctgagatggcccagtggttggaacgcgtgcatcttaaccgatgattgcgtgatcaaacccaggcaagcaccgctatatatacatatgtgcttaatttgtgtttataattcatctcgtgctcggcggtgaaagaaaacatcgtgaggaaacctgcatgtgtctaatttcatcgaaattctgctacatgtgcattccaccattggaacattggaacagcgtgttggaatatttttcaaaccgtccttgatggaagaggatgccttatctcagcagtgggaaatgtacaggctgttactttactctttttACATCtctttagaaacctctaaaataatcaCTGTTTCTCTACTATTTTGTAAACGTATGATACACATAGAGCTTCCTCATCAATcaatctatgtattaaaaacagCGCATCACATtccgttttgtaattttaaagattatcaCAGGGACAGACaccggtaagtgactttgtttcatactatgtaatgatgataatgataatgataatatcatgatatattctcaataaaatcaattattatgatACAACGACGaaagttataaaacaaaaagcgTAAAGATATATTTGTCGAATTCGCAAAGTCAACGCTTTCTTCGATAAAATTTCGCAGATCAATTTTAATTGaccttgaataaatttaatgctCGTTAATATCAATatgtaaatcatattattcattacttTATTTACAATGATAAAGTTTCTTACATTAAGTACTCGTTTACTTAATAACaagacatataaatttaattgtaatgatATATGGACAtagatttgacgacctccgtggtcaagtggtgtttgcaccggttttcatgggtacgccactccgaggtcccgggtttaaatcccggccgagtcgatgtagattatcataaggtttatatgttttcttgggtctggatgtttgtggtaccgtcattgcttctgattttccataacgcaagtgctttagctacttacattgggatcagagtaacgtatgtgatgttgtccaatatttatttatttattatttgcttaATTATTAAGAATCGTGGGATTACCCCAGTctctcttatttattaatatgaatagtTGTTTTGACACGGGGGCTTCTGTGACGAGTTGCCGGACAGGTTAGAGCTCTCTAGTGTTAGTTTTATCCGAATACATTATCGCTTTATCGcgattattaaaagaaattggTTTTACTCACTTTTATTATGGAAAGTTATGACAACAGTTAAGACCGTGACGTCAGCAATACTgacgtcattatttttaaaaacaatatgatGCCTGGGAATCAGGTGGCGCCAAGGGACCGCCTatctatagatataaaaaaagtgttttaatcGTGATAAGAAACCGaataattttccatttataatattatatatctgatACCACATTCATTGCATTCACTTGTAACCGCAAGGGATAAGCCGCCCTggatttataaagataaatgtgAGACGCAGAACGATGCATTTCACGGCTTCTGCTTTTATCATAACCATTAAAGCCTAAACACCACTACAATTACTTCACATTATGTTCTAGTGCTAGATAATAAGGTTTATAAAgcaataaatctataaattagTTGTGATGTTACATAGTATCTTCATATTTCTAATAATGCCTCCGTGTAGACGGTTCTGCGACCCATGTTTATCAATGCATTGGATTATtagactttatattattttaaaaacaaggacgtttaaaaataatactttatagcGTACACAAAGCGTACACTTTTAGTGccataataaagttattaattaacacCTTAAGAGtctctcgttaggcagctgggtcaagggcctgatgcagaaggcagtactcctcggcacggcacGTATGGTGAGGAAGATCCTCTGTCTgaagccctgaccaccggtggcttggaccctgttcccgccactggttagcctctgtattttacatttttaagtatattttatttaaaaatgtaataaagccATGAgtgagaataaataaaaaatatatatatatattaatagacaCCATTAAGAAACGGTACAGGAGTCGCTAAGCGGTGTGATAAGCGCGAGTTTGACCAAGACAATGACTTAGCTCCGTAAGGACTCCTGATAAAAGTTTTAACCTTAAATACAgacgtataaattatatatgaatgaatcTTTCAAAATGattcattgatattaattaaaataataatcacgcGGTCAgtccataaaaatatttccacaGGCTCCCAAAACGTGGTCATATTCTTCGTTTGAGTTACAGCTCCTTATATTTCATGGCACTCGTGTAGCTGAATGTACGCAGATAATGACGGTTACTAGGGCATCATATTAGAAGAATGCACGCTGAATTCCAAAAGGCTGATATACTCAATCATGAAAGGttagataaagaaaataaatgacagACGATTACTCCCTTTTTCCGTCCAACAAAAGTCCCCGATTATTCGAATGTGCACATTAGCCCAACACACTTTTGTTCTCTGATTGAATGTAATGCGGATAGAATATGTGCTTTAGTGATCTCTAATTACGGATTCGTgtcgtaattaaatataatggaaTTAATTCAAACTTATGACGTTGTTATTATCCTATTAAGTCATAAGAGTATTAAACTAACAACAATTTGTAAGGCTTTCTTGCAAGACTGTATATAGTATCCAGCCCACctgtacttatatatgtatcgttatataatcattaaattacatcatttttttataaatggtaGATAagctactatttatatatatatatagctatgtATTATCCTGATGTTTAATCAATATTACTGTCCATTTTCATCCAAattcgttcagtagttttttagTGAAAGAATAACAAACCTGCATACATCCATCGTCACAAACTCTaggatgtttaatattattcgtGTCGATATATTGATAATGCAAATTAAAGGTAAATGGAATTCAAGTACcaatttcatgaaatattttatttacaattacttattaatagtaTTCGACTGtcaaaagagtcgagatggcccagtggttagaacgcgtgcatcttaaccgaccattgcgggtttaaacccaggcaagcaccgctgattcatgtgcttaatttgtctttataattcatctcgtactcggcggtgaaggaaaacatcgtgaggaaacctgcatgtgacaaattttatagcaattctgccacatgtgtattccaccaactcgcattgaaacagcgtggtggaatatgttccaaaccttctcctcaaagggagaggaggcctttagcccagctgtgggaatttacaggctgttgttgtttttgttgttgttgactgtCAACATAAAGTCACAACCTACATGTgtataatatcaatgaaattctgccacccgCGTTTGAAAAGCCTGGTGTATAGCGTTCgaaatacttctttatgctaatacatttacattataattatatatttaataaattcatatttttgtagtgtaatcgattttagaacgtcattggtatggctgtataaaataatacaagatgttttcccgcgctaacgtattattaatataaataaaattttaacaaaaagaaaaaccgatttcaaacaaaacactattttaaaacaaatgaatatgcacgaaaaagtaataaaaatatttgcgtattcaacatattttttagagtcttcctaagttaaatgaaatgaaaaatattagactacttaaaagtcgattaacgattatatcatgtagttatagttattggtatatttggagccggtgttccatcactacatagtataaaacaaagtcacttcctctgtccctatatctttaaatctaagcaacggattttgatgcggttttttttaaaagatagtgtgattcaaggggaaggtttgtgtatataatacatgaacaatatagtaaagaaacactgataattttagaagtttgcgatgtgatgtcgtatataaacaaattctgtagtatatttagtatcagtattgcacccgtgcgaagccggggtgggtagctagttgattataatattcgactatgataattacataaacataaccacattacggaaggtgactcaaatatccaaataacctataaataaaagattcgaccgagtatcgctaacgtgctcctcagaattgttccgatcccttccgttccgttactttgtcgtggatcctgtgctcagaaccttaccaaactttcaccaaattacccttgaagtatatattttataataaaaaaagaattatcaaaattggttataTATTGGTATTGGtacagttattcacctatttgtcgcgcatatccataatgcaaatttaagacttatgtcgttttcacatggataccatcatcggaaaaaaaataaaaaaaatgggaccccacgggaagcactacctttcaaacaaaaaaaaattatcaaaatcggtccacccagtgaaaagttatgagctaacaaacataaaaaaaaaaaaaaaaaatacagacgaattgataacctcctccttttggaagtcggttgaaaagaaagtCGAGCGTGgaacaacaattaaaaattattgaaaatttgatttgtttgattttattttaagttaacaaCTTCAGagcaataatatttcataaaaataaaaccaataataaataaatatacattctactggcgtatttattaatagggagaggaggccttagcccagataTGCAATAAATACAGCCCCTAACTGaagtgaaatttaattattatcaatggcCTAACtccataaatatatagtttttaaatatcccGCAGTTCTGTGTATCAATGCGTTTCGTTTCGTTAGCGGTAATCAGTTTCAACAACTGGttcgataataaaattaacgaatCCTGAGCGATCGTGCTCTTCCATTATTGTGCACCGTAAACTCATTTTCAGATATCGACCatgacaatatataaaaaaaatccacagactttgccgtttcataaatttaaattattttaaaaaaaaggtaaagaaggtatattattcagtacaagattatgcaggcgataaaaaagcgtaaagttaatacttgttgacttccaggtagtcaaaagtgcttgtaaaagcctacttgaataaaatatatttagtttttattaatttttgaaatttgacaaaaaatctaCAATATTATTTCTGCCTAttaatgttataggttggcggacgagcaaatgggtcGCCTGGTAGTAGATTCTCACTACGGCTCATAGATGTGAGCGCAATAagaaaccattccttacatcgccaatgtgctcCCATTCTtcggaactaaaatgttatgcgcctgtagttacaagaGTCGAGACAAGAGTCGATGATAgcgaattcaaacccaggcaagcaaaacttaattttcatgggcttataattcatttcgagctagccggtgaaggaaaatatcataaggaaacctgcatgcttCCTTCCTTGAAAGCTCTTCCTcttcccgtgtggtcccattttaattttatccagttctgatgatggtatccatatgaaaagcCTAGTCTTAAATTTGCTGTACgcatgtgcgcgataaataggtgaataactcaaaatcacacCAACCAATCTTTTTCTATTGGACAGGacatatacttcaagggtactttGGTGAATGTGTCTTTAGGTTCTGAGGATGGAATCCAAAGTCACGGaactcttcaattctgaggagcacgttagcgatacttcaccgaatcttttatttggattaggttatttggatataggaatatgttccaaaccttctccttaaagggagaggaggcctttagcccagcagtgggaatttacaggctgttgttgtatttggatatttgagtcaccttccgaaAAGTGGTTATGTTTGAGTATTTGTCACAGtttaatatgataatcaatAGAACTCCTTAACGGCTCACAGCGAGGGTGCgatatgtggcaaaatttctgaTGATatacgatatatgtatattagttttTTTGCAAAGGTTTATTTACTAAAGTCGATTACACCTCTTttgagggtggtaccttgtagtttatggaCTGTAACTGACTAGCTTAACAATCAAGCTGAGACGGTgactatatttttagttttttccctattacatttttttatgtaaagccACATTTTCGAGTATATTTTGAGGAACtcgcaagtttttttttttaattttcctcgAAATAGTTTTATTCTGTTTACATAGAAGTTACACCCTAACTTCATTTACTTCATTTAAACAgctctgactcatataaacggcttgcttaatatatccatattaaaaaaaaaatagtgcgtattcaaaatatttttagtcctactaagtaaaatgaaataaaaaatattagactacttaagagtcgatttatgattatatgatgtagttataataattgttacatttggagccggtgtcgtAGAAACGTAGAAACAGTGtcttttaatttcaaaagagTACAGTTTGCGCTAAAATCAATTAACAAAGCACAAgatcaaatctttaaaattgacTGCATAGAAATTAATGAAACATCAGTGttctttaaatcaaaatttaatttgtacttttattctaccataatttaaattttagcagGATTCGTTATTATATATCAAGAGGTGGTAACGTTTTATTTTGGAACACTTCTACCAAAGCGgtaaagtattttttcattCTCTGCACAGGCTCATAGTAATTACGCACCGGCTTGAATAAGAGATCCTGAGGAACGACACACGGCCCTTCGTGTACAAAAATCCAACCTGAAAAAAAGAAAAGGTTTTTGCTCATCATCGATTTTGTTCCGTAGacagaaatgtaaaaaatatcaacaacaacaacagcctgtaaatttcccgttgctgggctaaggcctcctctcccttttaggagaaggtttggaacatattccaccacgcgattccaatgcgggctggtggaatacacacgtggcagaatttctaagaaatttgagATATttgtttcttcacgatgttttcctttaccgccgagcacgagatgaattataaacacaaattagaacttgaatatttagtggtgcttgcctgattgaacccgcaatcatcgcttaaaatgcacgcgttctaactactgggccgtCTCGCctcaaaaaaatcataaataagaaTTTACCGGAAGTTAAAGTTACTTTGTTTATCCGAAACGATTTCCCGCCTTGGCAATAAAACCAACATTAAATTTTGCATGCAAATTATCATGGATACAGAAAAGGCGTAATTAACACAAGCTCTCAGCCCTAAACTTGAGAAGCCGAAGGCGGGAACTAGTCGCTCATAATTATGACGTGTTTTTAATATAAGGTCAGGTTAATATATACGCCTGGATAATACTAAGaaccgaaatggcccagtagttTTAGTAGTTCCCTGGGAAACTTAAGTTAGGACTGTAGGTTGCTATTTGGGCAAACTTAACTAATTTTTCATGTCCTTAACTTAATATAAAGATCACTTTGGCCATTATAAAAACATTGGTttgaaacctgtatgtgactaaGAAACACAGTCAGATTTTTATTCGTACCCGCCACTCATTGGCATAAGCATAAGCTGTAATTGTTTTTGAGGAGAGTAGATCTTGGCCCCACAGGAGAACATATTCTACAGATTTTTGGTTTACACTTTCACTTATACGTAAATTGGAACGGTTTCTCAACAACAACCTACAGATACTTAAACATAAGAAACATATGCGTATCGTATgactagaaaaaaattatattgcaaGTACTTGAACGAAATTCTTCTCGACACTGCGCATCCAGAAACTTGCAATAAGTATCGAAGGTCCTATAGCCTTGTGTCTGATCGTCCATAGTATCGCCATCACAACCATAAATCCATCCTTTATGGCAGCCATCGACTCCCAAGTGGTCCGCTTTACGACCGCATACTTTACCAATACTGTGGACGAAAGAATGCTATGAACATAACATATCAAtacaatgtataaaacaaagtcgctttctctgtccctatattcctttgtatgtttaaatctttatattgatgagggttttttttaatagataaagtaattCAAGAgaaaaattttcatttcatattcacaaattaatatattcgacgtataatatatagtgactTTTGTTTGGTTTTACATGAGGAATAATTTATCTATGGCAATACAAATGGCACTTTGTATATACGTCCTCTCAACACAAagtaaattgtattgtttttgtttaaatgttaaatatgccACGCTAAATACAATAAAAGGGACGTAATATCTCAGGTTGCCTGATTGGTGATATAGATAAATCTTTGACAATGTATATCGTTGGGCAAAAGGCGAATTCACCGATAAAGCACAAAGAAAAATACCACGGGACAGACCAAGCGAAGTAACACAATATATAAAGaacatgtgatttttttttatgtgccaccaaccttgggaactaagatgttatgtcccttgtgcctgtagctacactggctcactcaccctccaaaccggaacacaacaatactgattactgttatttggtggtaaaataactgatgagtgggtggtacctacccagacatagaccaagtaattttattaaaatttaagtcgTACCAAATAAACGTAAACATAGGACGGCGGCGTTATTAAgcttattgtttattgtaaagtttcatttgattatgtacctaattattatttgattgtatTACACTTTGTAActtattctttaattttgacTAGATCGTTTTTGCCTCGGTTGTCTAAccgatgatttaaaattattagagGTTCTAAGATAGCCTTTAGTCTAAATTGCATTTTATGTAATGTTAGCTTATAGGTTGACATAGAGAGCGATTTATACTACTTccatataatgttgtcttagattttcgcgattattacacattgaaataaaactagttttaacggatttaaatcgcgtatattaattattttatcatcccgacgtttcgagcactttacagcgtccgtggtcacgggtagacgtcgggatgataaaaataattaatatacgcgattcaaatccgttataactagttttatttcaatactactTCCATAGCCGGGGTAAACGAGCAAAGATACTTAGCTACTACTAACTTACCCCGTATACAAATAACTGCACTCCTCGCCACAAACCAATGGTACGGATGTAGTAGTAACCCCTGGAGGTAATTCTTTCACCGTGAACACCCAGTCCCCGTCCTCCCAGTAGGGCTCATAGCCATATGTTGGATTGTAAACGTAaccatatttttgtttgtagttCCCCAATATACTATATTGTAGCTTCCTACAAGGCACAaggcaatatttattatagacatTGTATGTCACGTATATTAATGTACCAAAAATTGAAcgtaataaacttttttatgacGCTGTGCTGTAAATGGCCCctttaaaaaagaaagtaatataACTGCTGTAAGTTATTTcaacaacaattaaataattctatagcTTTGGAGTGTCATTTAATTTCTTCTAAGTTATGTTGTCAAATCAATTGGCAAGGCTTAAGCCACATGATGTAAtattggtgtgtctgtttgaaatattaaaataacccctaCTTACTAAATACGTGTAAatgtttacacggtacatataccgaaatacatttttttatatttgttatctgtctgtatgttctgtcAAATCTCTAGACCGATTTTTGCGGGACCTccactggcagaaagctgatgtgatatggagtaacttcggctacagcaataacttttttgttaaattaaagttattaag from Vanessa cardui chromosome 20, ilVanCard2.1, whole genome shotgun sequence encodes:
- the LOC124538650 gene encoding uncharacterized protein LOC124538650, whose translation is MSNQFRYKLILLQHVFIVPVLRSQLPKDFDALKLQYSILGNYKQKYGYVYNPTYGYEPYWEDGDWVFTVKELPPGVTTTSVPLVCGEECSYLYTGIGKVCGRKADHLGVDGCHKGWIYGCDGDTMDDQTQGYRTFDTYCKFLDAQCREEFRSSWIFVHEGPCVVPQDLLFKPVRNYYEPVQRMKKYFTALVEVFQNKTLPPLDI